The proteins below come from a single Ruegeria sp. SCSIO 43209 genomic window:
- a CDS encoding pitrilysin family protein codes for MVRALALSAALIAATPLFAKEGQEAVTTFTLENGMDVVVVEDHRAPVVQHMVWYRAGSADEPIGSSGVAHFLEHLLFKATDTMEAGELSATVAANGGNDNAFTSYDYTAYFQRVAADRLELMMRMEADRMRNIRLTENDIITERDVVLEERNQRTENNPRALFGEQMNAAQYLNHRYGAPIIGWRHEMEALDMDDALSFYQTHYAPNNAILVVTGDVDPDEVRALADQYYGVIPANPDLPERVRSQEPPQTAERRLTFKDARVAQPYVQRSYLAPERDAGEQEKAAALFLLAELLGGSTTSYLNEKLQFEQQKVVYTGAFYKGVSLDDTTFDLIVVPAEGVSLQDAEDAMDQAVADFIAEGVKDEDLERIKMQLRAAQTYARDNVDGIGNRYGRALTSGLTVEDVQAWPDILQAVTGEEIIAAAREVLQPETSVTGWLMRDDEVTQ; via the coding sequence ATGGTTCGGGCCCTGGCACTGTCGGCTGCCCTGATCGCCGCCACCCCCTTGTTCGCGAAAGAGGGGCAAGAGGCTGTCACCACATTTACGCTTGAAAACGGCATGGACGTCGTGGTGGTCGAGGATCATCGCGCGCCTGTTGTTCAGCATATGGTCTGGTACCGGGCCGGATCCGCCGATGAACCGATCGGATCCTCTGGCGTTGCACATTTCCTGGAACATCTGCTGTTCAAAGCCACCGACACAATGGAAGCGGGCGAGTTGTCAGCCACTGTCGCGGCCAATGGCGGCAATGACAACGCTTTCACTTCTTACGACTACACCGCCTATTTTCAGCGCGTCGCCGCTGACCGGCTGGAACTGATGATGCGGATGGAGGCAGATCGTATGCGCAACATCCGCCTGACCGAGAATGATATCATCACCGAACGCGACGTGGTTCTGGAAGAGCGTAATCAGCGGACCGAAAACAATCCACGCGCTCTGTTCGGAGAACAGATGAATGCAGCGCAATATTTGAACCACCGTTACGGAGCGCCGATTATCGGCTGGCGCCACGAGATGGAAGCGTTGGATATGGACGACGCCCTGTCCTTCTACCAGACCCATTATGCACCCAATAACGCCATATTGGTCGTCACCGGAGATGTTGACCCCGACGAAGTCAGGGCGTTGGCCGATCAGTACTACGGTGTTATCCCAGCCAACCCTGATTTGCCCGAGCGGGTACGCTCGCAAGAACCACCCCAGACTGCCGAACGTCGCCTGACCTTCAAGGATGCGCGTGTGGCACAACCCTACGTGCAGCGCAGCTATCTGGCCCCTGAACGGGACGCCGGTGAGCAGGAGAAGGCCGCTGCCCTGTTTCTTTTGGCGGAATTGCTGGGAGGAAGCACAACCTCATATCTGAATGAAAAGCTGCAATTTGAGCAGCAGAAGGTGGTCTATACCGGTGCGTTCTACAAGGGGGTCTCATTGGATGACACGACCTTTGATCTGATCGTTGTGCCGGCTGAGGGCGTTTCGCTTCAGGATGCGGAGGATGCCATGGATCAGGCCGTTGCGGATTTCATCGCGGAAGGTGTCAAGGATGAAGACCTGGAGCGCATTAAGATGCAGCTCCGCGCCGCGCAGACCTATGCGCGCGATAACGTGGACGGTATTGGAAACCGCTATGGTCGTGCGTTGACCAGCGGGTTGACGGTCGAAGATGTGCAGGCCTGGCCCGACATCCTGCAGGCTGTGACAGGTGAAGAGATCATCGCGGCTGCCCGTGAGGTGCTGCAACCTGAAACCTCGGTCACTGGCTGGTTGATGCGTGACGATGAGGTGACACAATGA
- a CDS encoding DUF3035 domain-containing protein — MRMPRAILVLTLAVVVAGCSDIGLRNLDPPGAGPDEFSVLPVKPLTQPKDYAFLPAPTPGGANLTDPNPKADAVVALGGSEAALNPNTAIPASDAALVTASSRYGVPANTRQVTAEEDAAFRKNRGRWTRLRLFPVDRYSQVYERQSIDANATNEAARRRGIETPSAPPLE; from the coding sequence ATGCGTATGCCACGCGCCATTCTTGTTCTGACACTCGCCGTTGTCGTTGCGGGCTGTTCCGATATTGGTTTGCGCAATCTTGATCCGCCCGGAGCGGGGCCGGATGAATTTTCGGTATTGCCCGTCAAGCCGCTGACCCAGCCCAAGGACTACGCCTTTCTTCCAGCGCCGACTCCCGGCGGTGCAAACCTGACCGATCCTAACCCCAAAGCGGATGCCGTTGTGGCGCTGGGTGGTAGTGAGGCAGCGCTGAACCCGAATACCGCAATACCGGCCAGCGATGCGGCGCTTGTGACGGCCTCAAGCAGATATGGCGTTCCTGCCAATACGCGTCAGGTAACGGCCGAAGAGGATGCGGCTTTCCGCAAAAATCGCGGTCGCTGGACCCGCCTGCGCCTGTTCCCGGTTGATCGGTACTCGCAGGTCTATGAACGTCAGTCAATCGATGCGAACGCGACCAATGAAGCGGCGCGTCGTCGTGGGATCGAAACGCCGTCGGCCCCGCCGCTGGAATGA
- the lspA gene encoding signal peptidase II yields MRGSFILWAGLAAFLIDQISKYLVVHVMRVAQGDIDVLPPLLVFRYGENRGINFGLFQGDGEAARWVLIGVSVAICLGVLIWLGRIAPTKLQQFCGGLLIGGALGNVVDRVLYGYVLDFLNMSCCGISNPFVFNLADVFIFAGALGLVLFDGKKPS; encoded by the coding sequence ATGCGCGGTTCGTTCATCCTTTGGGCCGGATTGGCGGCGTTTTTGATCGACCAGATCAGTAAGTATCTGGTCGTCCACGTAATGCGCGTGGCGCAGGGCGATATCGACGTGCTGCCACCGCTTCTGGTTTTCAGATACGGCGAGAATCGCGGCATCAATTTTGGCCTATTTCAGGGCGACGGTGAGGCCGCCCGCTGGGTGTTGATCGGGGTTTCCGTGGCGATCTGCCTGGGCGTCCTGATCTGGCTGGGCCGCATCGCTCCTACGAAGCTTCAACAATTCTGCGGGGGTCTCCTGATCGGCGGTGCGCTGGGAAATGTCGTGGACCGGGTGCTTTACGGCTATGTTCTCGACTTTTTGAACATGTCCTGCTGCGGGATCAGCAACCCTTTTGTGTTCAATCTGGCGGATGTGTTCATATTTGCGGGAGCTTTGGGATTGGTCCTGTTCGATGGCAAAAAGCCCTCGTGA
- the purH gene encoding bifunctional phosphoribosylaminoimidazolecarboxamide formyltransferase/IMP cyclohydrolase: MTDLHPVRRALLSVSDKTGLIELGTALAERGVELLSTGGTAKALRDAGLEVKDVSEITGFPEMMDGRVKTLHPMVHGGLLALRDNDTHVAAMNEHGIGAIDLLVVNLYPFEATVAKGAAYDECIENIDIGGPAMIRAASKNHAFVNVVVDVEDYSSLLDQLEENYGKTSLGFRQWLAQKAYARTAAYDTAVSNWMADALELEAPKRRAFAGELKQTLRYGENSHQSAAFYVDGSGRPGVATAVQHQGKELSYNNINDTDAAFELVAEFDPAEGAACAIIKHANPCGAAKGATLLEAYKAAFDCDRTSAFGGIVALNQPLDAETAQEITGIFTEVVIAPGASDEAKAIFAAKKNLRLLTTEALPDVTAGGKTVRQVAGGLLVQDKDNGFVGMDDLKVVTKKAPSEEQMRDLLFAWKVAKHVKSNAIVYVKDGATVGVGAGQMSRVDSALIAAKKAERMADALGLPQPLTIGSAVASDAFFPFPDGLMEAAEAGATCVIQPGGSMRDDEVIAAADEAGLAMVFTGMRHFRH, translated from the coding sequence ATGACCGACCTTCACCCCGTGCGCCGCGCGTTGCTTTCCGTTTCCGACAAAACCGGGCTGATCGAGCTGGGAACGGCGTTGGCCGAACGCGGGGTTGAACTGCTTTCGACCGGCGGTACCGCGAAGGCGCTACGCGATGCGGGGTTGGAGGTGAAAGATGTCAGCGAGATCACCGGCTTCCCTGAGATGATGGATGGCCGGGTCAAAACGCTGCACCCGATGGTCCATGGCGGGCTGCTGGCTCTGCGCGATAATGACACCCATGTCGCCGCGATGAACGAACATGGTATCGGCGCAATCGATCTGCTTGTGGTAAATCTCTACCCATTTGAAGCGACCGTGGCCAAGGGCGCTGCCTATGATGAGTGTATCGAGAACATCGATATCGGCGGCCCAGCCATGATCCGTGCCGCATCGAAGAACCATGCTTTTGTAAACGTGGTTGTGGATGTCGAAGACTACTCGTCGCTGCTGGATCAGCTGGAAGAGAATTACGGTAAGACTTCTCTGGGCTTCCGTCAGTGGTTGGCGCAAAAGGCCTATGCCCGCACTGCCGCTTATGACACAGCCGTGTCCAACTGGATGGCCGATGCGCTGGAGCTTGAGGCGCCCAAACGCCGCGCCTTTGCCGGTGAACTGAAACAGACCTTACGATATGGCGAGAATAGCCACCAGTCGGCAGCGTTCTATGTAGATGGCTCGGGTCGTCCGGGCGTGGCGACGGCGGTACAGCATCAGGGCAAGGAACTGAGCTATAACAACATCAACGATACCGATGCCGCCTTTGAGCTGGTCGCTGAGTTCGACCCGGCCGAAGGGGCAGCTTGTGCGATTATCAAGCATGCCAATCCGTGTGGTGCAGCGAAAGGTGCGACGTTGCTTGAGGCCTATAAAGCCGCGTTCGACTGCGACAGGACGTCGGCATTCGGCGGTATCGTGGCGTTGAATCAACCGCTGGACGCGGAAACCGCGCAGGAGATCACGGGGATTTTCACCGAGGTTGTGATCGCTCCGGGGGCGTCAGACGAGGCCAAGGCGATCTTCGCCGCCAAGAAGAACCTGCGCCTGCTGACGACCGAAGCTCTGCCGGATGTGACCGCCGGTGGTAAAACTGTGCGACAGGTGGCCGGTGGCCTGCTGGTGCAGGACAAGGATAACGGCTTTGTTGGTATGGATGATTTGAAGGTGGTCACCAAAAAAGCGCCATCTGAGGAGCAGATGCGCGACCTGCTGTTCGCGTGGAAAGTGGCGAAACATGTCAAATCCAACGCCATCGTCTATGTCAAAGACGGCGCGACCGTGGGTGTCGGCGCGGGGCAGATGAGCCGCGTTGACTCGGCACTGATCGCGGCAAAGAAAGCCGAGCGTATGGCTGATGCGCTGGGCTTGCCCCAGCCGCTGACCATCGGTTCGGCCGTAGCTTCTGATGCATTCTTCCCCTTCCCCGATGGGCTTATGGAGGCCGCCGAGGCAGGCGCAACATGCGTTATTCAGCCCGGCGGTTCGATGCGTGATGATGAAGTGATCGCGGCGGCGGATGAGGCCGGTCTGGCCATGGTCTTCACCGGCATGCGGCATTTCCGTCACTGA
- a CDS encoding heparinase II/III family protein gives MSESDTMANRWMRFQNRLYARLSQRRKAVSGFVSQPEPRTVGSFARGRQLVAGNLLFAGYLVEADDTDLWDVAAPSPDFDDERHGFIWLDDLAAVGDMRAREKAQRWVWGWIAAHGRGKGPGWAPDLTGRRVMRWINHAQFLLRGADGAQSRAFFRSLAQQTWFLSKRWTAATPGLPRFEALAGLVQAGLALEGLEQLADPALRALARECDRQIDAEGGILTRNPEELLEVFTLLAWTSAALGEVGRGTPASQTGAIKRIAPTLRNLRHADGSLARFHGGGRGLEGRLDQALAQSGVKPQQHSDLSMGYARLAASRTTVLVDASAPPKAAASFNAHASSLAFELTSGRRPLIVNCGSGGSFGQEWRRAGRATPSHSTLCVEGYSSARLAEGANGSSQEALVDGPQDVPVDFEDAFEGTRFMVGHDGYAKVFGLTHARTLELRFDGRELVGEDILLTATDKAKRQFDRAMDGAGLQGIAFDIRFHLHPDVDAALDLGGAAVSMALKSGEIWVFRHDGVGKLSVEPSVYLEKGRLKPRATKQIVLSGRAMEYATRIRWTLSKAQDTAYAVRDTHRDEPVFD, from the coding sequence ATGTCAGAATCGGACACAATGGCCAATCGCTGGATGCGGTTTCAGAACCGCCTTTACGCGCGCCTGAGCCAAAGGCGGAAGGCGGTTTCGGGATTCGTCAGCCAGCCTGAGCCGCGCACCGTGGGTTCGTTTGCACGCGGGCGACAACTGGTGGCCGGGAATCTCCTTTTCGCAGGATATCTGGTCGAGGCGGATGACACCGATCTCTGGGATGTTGCTGCACCCAGTCCGGATTTCGATGATGAACGCCACGGTTTCATCTGGCTGGATGATCTGGCAGCCGTCGGCGATATGCGCGCCCGTGAAAAGGCGCAGCGATGGGTCTGGGGCTGGATCGCTGCACATGGGCGTGGGAAGGGCCCCGGTTGGGCACCGGATCTGACCGGGCGTCGGGTGATGCGCTGGATCAACCACGCGCAATTTCTGCTGCGCGGCGCTGACGGAGCGCAAAGCAGAGCTTTCTTCCGCTCCTTGGCACAACAAACATGGTTTCTTTCCAAACGCTGGACAGCAGCAACACCGGGATTGCCGAGATTCGAAGCGCTCGCAGGGCTGGTTCAGGCTGGTTTGGCCCTGGAGGGGCTGGAGCAACTGGCTGATCCCGCATTGCGCGCACTGGCCCGGGAATGCGACCGCCAGATCGATGCCGAGGGCGGCATTCTCACCCGCAACCCTGAGGAATTGCTGGAGGTCTTCACTCTGCTGGCCTGGACCTCTGCTGCACTTGGTGAAGTTGGCCGAGGCACGCCTGCCTCTCAGACCGGGGCGATCAAGCGCATTGCACCTACTCTGCGAAATCTGCGTCATGCAGATGGATCTCTGGCCAGATTTCACGGGGGCGGGCGTGGGCTTGAAGGGCGGCTGGATCAGGCACTGGCACAAAGCGGTGTCAAGCCGCAGCAGCATTCGGACCTGTCAATGGGTTATGCACGGCTTGCCGCCTCGAGAACCACGGTTCTGGTGGATGCCAGCGCGCCTCCCAAAGCTGCTGCGTCGTTCAACGCCCACGCATCCTCGCTTGCGTTTGAGCTGACCTCGGGGCGCCGTCCTCTGATCGTGAACTGTGGATCAGGCGGCAGTTTTGGGCAGGAATGGCGCAGGGCAGGGCGCGCGACCCCGTCGCATTCGACCCTATGCGTCGAAGGGTATTCCAGCGCCCGGCTTGCAGAAGGCGCAAATGGGTCGTCGCAGGAAGCATTGGTGGATGGCCCGCAGGATGTGCCCGTGGATTTCGAGGATGCATTCGAAGGCACCCGCTTTATGGTGGGTCATGACGGCTACGCCAAAGTGTTTGGCCTGACCCATGCCCGCACGCTTGAACTGCGCTTTGACGGGCGTGAGCTGGTGGGCGAGGATATTCTGCTGACCGCAACCGACAAAGCCAAACGGCAGTTCGATCGCGCGATGGACGGGGCAGGTCTGCAGGGGATAGCCTTTGACATCCGGTTTCACCTGCATCCTGACGTTGATGCGGCACTTGATCTGGGTGGCGCTGCGGTGTCGATGGCGCTCAAAAGCGGTGAGATATGGGTTTTCCGCCATGATGGCGTTGGAAAGTTGTCAGTTGAACCAAGCGTTTACCTTGAAAAAGGCCGATTAAAGCCACGCGCGACAAAACAGATCGTTCTATCTGGGCGCGCAATGGAGTATGCGACGCGCATCCGGTGGACGCTCAGCAAGGCTCAGGATACAGCCTATGCCGTGCGGGATACGCACCGGGACGAGCCCGTTTTCGACTGA
- a CDS encoding RsmB/NOP family class I SAM-dependent RNA methyltransferase: MSNSATAARRSAIYLLDQILGEGRLLPECLAAGALDRLVPEDRARAQRLTIETLRGLERADRLLADHLRQTPALTVHNALRLGTVELCQGEAAHGVVNSMVEIVGRSRKHGRLKGLVNAVLRKIAADGPDAWPKMRVPRLPDWLRDPLIMAWGDDAVKGMEQAHFNGAPLDVTLKPGVEAPGGEALPTGSVRLQDAGQVSALPGYKRGNWWVQDAAAALPVRVLAPKAGEKVLDLCAAPGGKTLQLAVVGAEVTALDISETRLERVRENLKRTGLKAKVIAGDALDHQGQYDAILLDAPCSATGTIRRHPDLPFAKDGSEFGGLIELQARMLAHAWTLLKPGGRLVYCTCSLLPDEGEVQIEEALDQYPDMQIDRAALEIAGVEPDWITEEGGLRVRPDFWADKGGIDGFYIACLNKSA, from the coding sequence ATGTCAAACTCTGCAACCGCCGCGCGGCGCAGTGCAATCTATCTGCTGGATCAGATATTGGGCGAGGGGCGGCTGTTACCTGAATGTCTGGCGGCGGGCGCATTGGATCGTCTGGTACCCGAGGATCGCGCGCGCGCGCAGCGTCTGACGATTGAAACCCTACGCGGGCTTGAGCGTGCCGACCGGCTGTTGGCCGATCACTTGCGGCAGACGCCCGCGCTGACTGTGCACAACGCGCTGCGGCTTGGAACGGTCGAGCTGTGTCAGGGCGAGGCCGCGCATGGCGTGGTCAATTCGATGGTCGAGATCGTGGGACGCTCGCGCAAGCATGGGCGGCTCAAGGGGTTGGTGAATGCAGTCTTGCGCAAGATTGCCGCCGATGGGCCGGATGCTTGGCCCAAGATGCGCGTGCCCCGTCTGCCCGACTGGCTGCGCGATCCTCTGATCATGGCGTGGGGTGATGACGCGGTAAAGGGTATGGAACAGGCCCATTTCAATGGTGCACCGCTGGACGTGACGCTGAAACCGGGCGTCGAGGCGCCGGGCGGAGAAGCCCTGCCCACCGGCTCAGTCCGTTTGCAGGATGCGGGGCAGGTGTCGGCTTTGCCGGGCTACAAGCGTGGAAACTGGTGGGTTCAGGATGCGGCAGCGGCGCTGCCTGTGCGCGTGCTGGCCCCGAAAGCCGGGGAAAAGGTGTTGGACCTTTGCGCCGCGCCCGGTGGCAAGACGTTGCAATTGGCTGTGGTAGGGGCAGAGGTCACGGCGCTGGATATCTCCGAAACACGGTTGGAGCGGGTGCGCGAGAACCTGAAACGGACAGGTTTGAAGGCTAAGGTGATCGCTGGTGATGCGCTGGACCATCAGGGCCAGTATGATGCCATCCTGCTCGACGCGCCGTGTTCGGCCACGGGCACGATTCGCCGCCATCCTGATTTACCCTTCGCCAAGGATGGCTCGGAATTCGGGGGATTGATCGAGCTACAGGCCCGTATGCTGGCCCATGCCTGGACCCTGCTCAAACCCGGAGGCCGATTGGTATATTGCACCTGTTCCTTGTTGCCGGACGAAGGAGAGGTGCAGATCGAAGAGGCGCTGGATCAATACCCGGATATGCAGATTGACCGTGCGGCGCTTGAGATTGCGGGCGTTGAACCGGACTGGATTACAGAAGAAGGTGGCTTGCGTGTGCGCCCGGATTTCTGGGCGGACAAGGGTGGCATAGACGGGTTCTATATCGCCTGTCTGAACAAATCCGCTTGA
- a CDS encoding DUF1674 domain-containing protein, whose translation MSDERKDLPPAAQRALAEAEERRKKAEAEAKTQPKELGGRDGPDPARYGDWEKKGIAIDF comes from the coding sequence ATGAGTGACGAGCGCAAAGACCTGCCCCCCGCCGCGCAGCGCGCATTGGCCGAGGCTGAGGAACGTCGCAAAAAGGCCGAAGCGGAAGCCAAGACGCAGCCCAAGGAACTGGGTGGGCGCGACGGTCCTGATCCGGCCCGCTATGGCGATTGGGAGAAAAAGGGCATCGCCATCGACTTCTGA
- a CDS encoding LysR family transcriptional regulator, with amino-acid sequence MDKKKIGLPPLDWLRVFEAAGRLGGFSAAAREFGLTQAAVSQRIGNLEAWLGRSLFVREARGVSLTIEGESYLPLVQDSLQALERNTEDLFGKSPRELRVAGLSSHIHALVLPALPKFLEAQPNVRVMTDSMARRASLEEERTWLQIRYGRGVWPGRKAKLIAPEVLAPMAASGIKWGAPLIDLRGERPGWKDWAQVAGVDELPAGRISFDSVGHAITASRQGMGIALGSLPLASGSLKTGQLHRLDMPELRTKDGYWLTWPEDRARSKRQRALIDDFLQALRGGA; translated from the coding sequence ATGGATAAGAAGAAGATTGGACTACCTCCATTGGACTGGCTGCGTGTGTTCGAAGCCGCCGGGCGGCTGGGTGGTTTTTCTGCTGCTGCGCGCGAATTTGGTTTGACGCAGGCGGCGGTCAGTCAACGGATAGGCAATCTTGAGGCGTGGCTGGGCCGGTCATTGTTTGTGCGCGAAGCCCGCGGTGTTTCGCTGACCATCGAAGGCGAAAGCTATCTGCCATTGGTGCAGGACAGCCTGCAAGCACTGGAACGCAATACCGAGGATCTGTTCGGCAAATCCCCGCGCGAGCTTCGGGTCGCGGGACTTTCGTCGCATATCCACGCGCTGGTTCTGCCAGCCTTGCCCAAGTTCCTTGAGGCGCAGCCCAATGTGCGTGTGATGACAGATTCCATGGCGCGCCGGGCCTCATTGGAGGAAGAGCGTACCTGGCTGCAGATCCGCTATGGCAGAGGTGTCTGGCCTGGACGAAAGGCAAAGCTAATTGCGCCTGAAGTTCTGGCACCGATGGCCGCATCTGGCATCAAGTGGGGTGCGCCGCTGATTGATTTGCGCGGAGAACGCCCCGGTTGGAAGGACTGGGCGCAGGTCGCGGGGGTTGATGAATTACCGGCTGGCCGGATCAGTTTTGACTCGGTAGGTCACGCGATCACGGCCTCGCGTCAGGGCATGGGGATCGCGTTGGGTTCACTACCGTTGGCTTCGGGCAGCTTAAAGACTGGTCAATTACACAGATTGGATATGCCCGAGCTTAGGACAAAGGATGGCTATTGGCTGACATGGCCCGAGGATCGGGCAAGGTCGAAACGGCAAAGGGCGTTGATAGACGACTTTCTGCAAGCGCTGCGGGGCGGGGCCTGA
- a CDS encoding gamma-butyrobetaine dioxygenase, with protein sequence MLRSATFDPSVVTIAFSDGTQARFHAIWLRDNALDPETRAPGNGQRLITIGDIPSNISVSAAEIRNGDLSVTFQPENKSVMFPADWLADHVYDREQAQDVGRTASGVTTWERGISAPSGDWEMVHTDPEAKRSWLAAVAEYGFAKLTGGPTEPESLLKVADLFGYVRQTNYGPYFEVRTEVNPTNLAYTGLGLQAHTDNPYRDPVPTLQILYCLENSAEGGDSIVVDGFRAAERLRDLNPEGFALLAGYPARFEYKGSDGVCLRSRRPMIELSPDGELIGIRFNNRSSAPFVDVPFDKMEAYYTAYRQLGEIIDDPAMGVSFKLEPGESFIVDNTRVMHARLGYSGAGSRWLQGCYADKDGLLSTLAAMQMTQPEAAE encoded by the coding sequence ATGCTGCGCTCAGCCACTTTCGACCCATCTGTGGTCACTATCGCGTTTTCCGATGGTACCCAGGCCCGCTTCCACGCCATTTGGCTGCGCGACAATGCGCTGGACCCCGAGACCCGCGCCCCCGGCAACGGGCAGCGCCTGATCACAATCGGCGATATCCCCTCCAATATCTCGGTCAGCGCTGCCGAGATCCGAAATGGCGATCTGAGTGTTACCTTTCAGCCCGAAAACAAATCCGTGATGTTCCCTGCCGATTGGCTGGCCGATCACGTTTATGACCGCGAACAGGCGCAAGACGTTGGCCGCACCGCATCCGGCGTCACCACATGGGAGCGTGGTATCAGCGCCCCCAGCGGTGACTGGGAAATGGTGCACACCGACCCGGAGGCCAAGCGCAGCTGGCTGGCTGCCGTCGCGGAGTACGGCTTTGCCAAGCTGACAGGTGGCCCGACCGAGCCGGAATCGCTGCTGAAAGTGGCCGATCTGTTCGGCTACGTGCGCCAGACAAATTATGGCCCCTATTTCGAGGTTCGGACCGAGGTGAACCCGACCAACCTCGCCTATACCGGGTTGGGGTTGCAGGCCCATACCGACAACCCTTATCGCGACCCGGTGCCGACACTGCAAATCCTCTACTGCCTTGAGAATTCGGCCGAAGGCGGCGATTCCATCGTTGTCGATGGTTTCCGCGCGGCTGAGCGTCTGCGCGATCTGAACCCCGAGGGCTTCGCCTTGCTTGCAGGCTATCCGGCACGGTTCGAGTATAAAGGTTCGGACGGGGTCTGTTTGCGGTCACGTCGCCCGATGATCGAGCTTTCCCCCGATGGCGAGTTGATCGGCATTCGCTTCAACAACCGCTCGTCTGCGCCGTTCGTGGATGTACCCTTTGACAAGATGGAAGCCTACTATACAGCCTATCGCCAGTTGGGTGAGATCATTGACGATCCCGCTATGGGCGTGTCTTTCAAGCTGGAACCGGGCGAAAGTTTCATCGTCGACAACACTCGCGTAATGCATGCACGGCTGGGCTATTCCGGGGCCGGGTCTCGCTGGTTGCAGGGATGCTATGCTGACAAGGATGGGCTGCTTTCGACACTGGCCGCCATGCAGATGACACAACCGGAGGCGGCGGAATGA
- a CDS encoding HD domain-containing protein — protein MKPDFSTLNCDNIVAFIGDIFDRRGGEEYLGEPVTMAQHMLQGATIAEQNGQSEEIIVGALLHDIGHFTSEFGTYHPDDTEDRHHEDAGAEVLEQFFPSVITDCCRYHVAAKRYLCATKPEYFNRLSAASVHTLELQGGPMSAKEIAEFEANPNLKEIIQVRYLDEAGKRADMETPDFAHFAPMVQRMVDRHIQAS, from the coding sequence ATGAAACCCGATTTCTCAACCCTGAACTGCGACAATATCGTGGCTTTTATCGGTGACATCTTCGATCGTCGGGGGGGTGAGGAATATCTGGGGGAACCCGTCACCATGGCCCAGCACATGCTGCAGGGTGCCACGATTGCGGAACAGAACGGACAGTCTGAAGAAATCATCGTCGGTGCGCTGTTGCACGACATTGGCCATTTTACGTCGGAATTCGGCACTTACCATCCGGACGATACCGAGGACCGGCATCATGAAGATGCAGGTGCAGAGGTGTTGGAGCAGTTCTTTCCGTCGGTCATCACCGATTGCTGCCGGTACCACGTGGCAGCCAAGCGATATCTCTGCGCCACCAAGCCGGAGTATTTCAATCGCCTGTCCGCAGCCTCGGTCCATACGCTGGAACTGCAGGGTGGTCCGATGAGTGCCAAGGAGATAGCCGAGTTCGAGGCAAATCCGAACCTGAAAGAAATCATTCAGGTCCGTTATCTGGACGAAGCGGGAAAACGCGCTGATATGGAGACCCCGGATTTCGCCCATTTCGCACCGATGGTACAACGGATGGTCGACCGGCACATTCAGGCAAGCTGA
- the dapB gene encoding 4-hydroxy-tetrahydrodipicolinate reductase, with product MTHIPGIVITGASGRMGQMLIKTVSESDQARLVGVVERKGHDWIGQDVGQAMGGQALGVTVTDDPLEAFAQAQAVIDFTAPEATLEFAALAAQARCVHVIGTTGMSDEQIAALEPAARHAVIVRAGNMSLGVNLLVQLTKKVAAALDEDFDIEVIEGHHHHKVDAPSGTALMLGEAAAEGRGVKLADVADRGRDGITGARKRGDIGFHAIRGGDIVGEHDVLFAAPGERIVLRHLATDRAIFARGALKAALWGQGKAPGQYDMVDVLGL from the coding sequence ATGACCCATATTCCGGGGATCGTTATCACAGGGGCTTCGGGCCGTATGGGGCAGATGCTGATCAAGACCGTGTCTGAGAGCGATCAGGCGCGTCTGGTCGGTGTGGTCGAGCGTAAGGGCCATGACTGGATCGGTCAGGATGTGGGTCAGGCGATGGGCGGGCAGGCGCTCGGTGTCACTGTCACTGACGATCCGCTGGAGGCATTTGCGCAGGCGCAGGCCGTCATCGACTTTACGGCGCCCGAGGCGACGCTGGAATTTGCCGCACTGGCCGCGCAGGCGCGGTGCGTTCACGTGATTGGCACGACCGGCATGAGTGACGAACAGATCGCCGCGCTGGAACCTGCCGCGCGCCATGCCGTGATCGTGCGGGCTGGGAATATGAGTCTTGGGGTAAATCTGTTGGTGCAGCTCACCAAGAAGGTCGCCGCCGCGCTTGATGAGGATTTCGATATCGAGGTCATCGAGGGGCATCATCATCACAAGGTCGATGCGCCTTCGGGCACGGCTTTGATGCTGGGCGAAGCTGCCGCCGAGGGACGTGGTGTCAAGTTGGCGGATGTGGCCGATCGGGGCCGCGACGGTATTACCGGTGCGCGAAAACGCGGCGATATCGGCTTCCACGCGATTCGTGGCGGAGACATTGTCGGCGAACACGATGTCCTGTTCGCGGCACCCGGTGAGCGTATCGTGTTGCGCCATCTGGCTACTGACCGTGCGATCTTTGCCCGTGGGGCGCTCAAAGCCGCGTTGTGGGGTCAAGGCAAGGCGCCGGGCCAGTATGACATGGTGGATGTTCTGGGGCTGTAG